In the genome of Strigops habroptila isolate Jane unplaced genomic scaffold, bStrHab1.2.pri NW_022045602.1_ctg1, whole genome shotgun sequence, the window gggacatggggggcagGAATTGGGGGGGCACTGGGTGGAGGTCTTAAGGGGAGGGCACAGGGGTGGGTAATGGGGGGAGGAAAGAATTGGGGGGGCACAAGGGGAATAAAGGGGGGTGCAGGAATTGGGGGGTTCGATGGGGAAGTGGGGGGGCAACAAGGCaggaattggggggggggggccagGGGGTCCCTGTCAcactttggggggggggggggtgtcacacacacacctttAATGGGGGGCTGGGGGGTACATGTGGGtcagggcgggggggggccggCGCTGTCCCGCTCCACCTCGATGGACACGATGTGGTGCCCGGGCACCATGGCCAGGCCCAGCACCCGCGGCTCGCTGCCCGGGAACGCGTctggggggcacgggggggtcagcgccccatagcgccccatagcgccccatagcgccccatagcgcccaACAGTGCCCCATAGCACCCaacagcgccccatagcgcccaacagcgccccacagcgcccctTTAACCCGCCATAACCCCCTATAGCACCCCTTTAACCCGCCATAGCGCCCCTTTAACCTCCCATAACCCCCCTATAACCCCCCATAACTCCCCTATAACCCCCCATAACCGCCCTATAACCCCCATAATTCCCACttaaaccccccaaacccccccatagccccctataaacccccataaccccccttTAATCCCCCTCTAAACCCCCCttaaccccccataaccccccttCGACCCCCCATAACCGCCCTATAACCCCCATAATTCCCACttaaaccccccaaaccccccccatagccccccataaacccccataaccccccttTAATCCCCCTCTAAACCCACCttaaccccccataaccccccttTAACCCCATATAACTtcccataaccccccataactCCTCTTTAGGCTCCCATAACCCCCTATAACCACTCTTTAACGCCCCATAACCCCCCTATAACTCCCCgtaaccccccataacccctTTTTGACCCCCTATAGCCCTCCAAAACCCCCAATAACGCTCCCATAACCCCACATAACCCCCCTTTAACCCCCTATAagccccccataaccccccttTAACCCTCCATAACACCCCTTTAACCCCCATAGCCCCCTCACAACCCCTCTATAACCCCCCCATACCCCCCTTTTAACCACCTATAACCCCTTATAACCCCCCTTAACCTCCCTTTAAGTCCCCATAGCCCCCCTTTAACCTCCCATAacccccccataacccctcTATAACCCCCCTTTAACCCCCCATAGCCCCTTATAACCCTCCCATACCCCTCTATAACCCCCCCTTTAACCTCCCATAACCCCCCTttaaccccccataacccccttttAGCCCCTtataaccccccataacccccttttagccccccataacccccttttCACCTGCCATAAGCCCCCATAACCTCCTTTTAgcccccataacccccttttcaccccctataaccccccataacccccttttcaccccccataaccccccataacccctttttaaccccccataacccccttttcaccccctataaccccccataacccccttttaaccccccataacccccttttCACCCCCTATAACCCCCTTTTCACCCCCtataaccccccataacccccttttcaccccccataacccccttttCACCCCCTATaacccccataacccccttttAACCCTCCATAACCCCCTTTTCACCCCCTATAACCCCCCATAACTCCCTTTTagccccccataacccccttttcaccccctataaccccccataacccccttttcaccccccataacccccttttcaccccctataaccccccataacccccttttAACCCTCCATAACCCCCTTTTCACCCCCtataaccccccataacccccttttcaccccccataacccccttttcaccccctataaccccccataacccccttttcaccccctataaccccccataacccccttttAGCCCCTTATAATCCTCTATAACCCCCTATACCCTCCCATACCCCTCTATAACTCCCCTTTAACCCCCTTTTCACCCCCTAAAACCCCTCATAACCCTCTTttaaccccccataacccccttttcaccccctataacccccttttaaccccccataacccccttttcaccccctataaccccccataacccccttttAACCCTCCATAACCCCCTTTTAaccccctatagccccccataacccccttttAGCTCCTTATAACCCCTCATAACCCCCTTTTAGCCCCCCATAATCCCCTTTTCACCCCCtataaccccccataacccccttttCACCCCCTATAACCCCCCATAACTCCCTTTTAGCCCCCCATAATCCCCTTTTcaccccccatagcccccataacccccttttCACCCCCTATAACCCCCCATAACTCCCTTTTAGCCCCCCATAATCCCCTTTTCACCCCCtataaccccccataacccccttttCACCCCCTATAACCCCCCATAACTCCCTTTTAGCCCCCCATAATCCCCTTTTCACCCCCtataaccccccataacccccttttAGCCCCTTATAACCCCCATAATCCCCTTTTAGCCCCTtataaccccccataacccccttttagccccccataaccccccataacccccttttcaccccctataaccccccataacccctttttaaccccccataacccccttttcaccccctataaccccccataacccccttttaagcccccataacccccttttaaccccccataacccccttttAGCCCCTtataaccccccataaccccctcTTCACCCCCTATaacccccataacccccttttaaccccccataacccccttttaaccccccataacccccttttAGCCCCTtataaccccccataaccccctcttcaccccccataaccccccataacccccttttAACCCTCCATAACCCCCTTTTAaccccctatagccccccataacccccttttAGCCCCTtataaccccccataacccccttttaaccccccataaccccccataacccccttttcaccccctataaccccccataacccccttttaagcccccataacccccttttaaccccccataacccccttttAGCCCCTtataaccccccataacccccttttAATCCCCTATAACCCTCCCGTCCCCCCGTGGCGCACCCGCGGCCTTGAGGAACTCCTGCGCGGAGCCGAGGATGACGTTGGCGTCGCGGTCGGTGCAGAGGAAGGCCCCGATGAGCGTCCGCCCGTCGGACATGCGGATGCGGAGGCTGCGGTTCAGCAGCGCCTCCAGCAGCCGCCGCGACCGCGGCTccggccccgcggccccggccccggccccgccgcaggCCCCGGCCTCGCcagcggcagcggcagcggcagcgccGGGGGGCTGAGGACAGAGCCCGTGGGTCACCCCAGAGCAAAACAGAGCACCCCAGAGCACCCCCATAGCACAACAGAGCACCCCAGAGCACCCCCATAGCACAACAGAGCACCCCAGAGcacccccatagcacccccataGTACTCTATAGCACCCCCATAGCACAACATAGcacccccacagcacccccatAGTACTCTATAGcacccccacagcacccccatagcacccccataGTACTCTATAGCACCCCCATAGCACAACATAGCAcccccacagcatccccatagcaccccatagtAGTCtatagcaccccatagcacaACATAGCACCCCCATAGCACAACAGAGCACAACATAGcacccccacagcacccccatagcacccccataGTACTCtatagcaccccatagcacccccatagcacccccatagcatccccatagcaccccatagtACTCtatagcaccccatagcaccccatagcacccccatagcacccccacagcaccccatagtactccatagcaccccatagcacccccacagcatccccatAGCACCCCCACAGCACTCtatagcaccccatagcaccccatagtACTCtatagcaccccatagcacccccatagcacccccacagcaccccatagtactccatagcaccccatagcaccccatacacccccatagcacccccacAGCACCTCATAGCACTCTATAGCAgcccatagcaccccatagcacccccataGCAGCCCATAGCACCCCCATAGTACTCCATAGCACCCCCATAGCACTCtatagcaccccatagcaccccatagtACTCTATAGCAGCCCATAGCACCCCCATAGCACTCTATAGCATCCCATAGCACCCCCATAGTACtccatagcaccccatagcacccccataGCACTCCATAGCACCCCCAGAGTACtccatagcaccccatagcacccccataGTACCCCCTAGTAGTCTATAGCACCCCCTAGTACTCtatagcaccccatagcacaACAGAGCACCCCCATAGTACTCCATAGCACTCTATAGCAtccccatagcacccccataGCACAACATAGTACAACATAGTACTCCATAGCACCTCATAGCACTGCCATAGCACCTCATagcaccccacagcccctcGTAGGCCCCATGGATCCCCATAGAACCCCATAGGGCCCCCATAGGCCCCCCAGCGTCCATGAGTTCGCCCATCATGggacaccccatagcccccataccccccataacccacacaccccccatagccccatagccccatagATCCCCCATAGatcccccatagcccccatagaTGCCCCATAGGTCTCTATACCCCCCCCAGGCCTCCCTCACCGCCGCTTCCGCCATTGCCGGCGCCGCCTCCCAGCAGCCCCCGCGGGCGGTAGGCGGCACTTCCGGCCGCGTTGCCTTAGCGACGGCGCGGCGGCACTTCCGGCGTCCTCGGCGTCGTCATGGCGACGGGCGGCCCTTCCGGCGGCGGCGTTGCCATGCCAaccggcggcgcggcgcgggaACTGCGGCGGCTGCTGCGGGGGGAGCgcggggaggtggggggggcctatgggggctatgggggggctataggggggAAATAGGGGCTATAGGGGTCCTATGGGGGCTATAGGGGGGATATAGGGGGGATATAGGGGGGATATAGGGGCTATGGGGGTCCTATGGGGGCTATAGGGGGGATATAGGGGGGATATAGGGGCTATGGGGGTCCTATGGGGGCTATAGGGGGGATATAGGGGTCCTATAGGGGCTATGGGGGGGATATAGGGGCCATGGGGGGGGTATGGGGGTGCTATAGAGGCTATGGGGGGGATACAgggcctggggaggggagaTATGGGTGTCCTATAGGGGCCATGGGGGTTCTATAGGGGCCATGGGGGGGGTATGGGAGTGTTATAGGGGCTATGGGAGTTCTATAGGGGCCATGGGGGGGAGTATGGGAATGTTATAGGGTATGGGGTTCTATAGGGGCCATGGGTTCTATAGGAGGGGTATGGGGGTGCTataggggctggggggggttatgggggtccTATAGTGGCTATGGGGGGCCTATAGCGGCTATGGGAGGGCTATGGGGGTCCTataggggtttggggggggttatggggggtctatgggggctgggggggttgTGGAAGCCCTATAGGCGTTATGGGGTGTGTTTATGAGGTGATTATGGGGGGCTATGGAGGACCTATTGGGGCTGCTGGGGGTTAGGGGGAGTCCTATAGGGACTGGGGGGGGTTATAGGGTGTGTATGTGGGTCCTATAGGGGTTATGGAGAGGCTATGGGGGGGTATGGGGATCCTATAGCGGTACGAAGGGGTTATgtgggggctatgggggtcCTATAGGGGCTGGGGGGAggttatggggggggggggccatGAGATCTGGGTGTCCATGGAGGGGGCTGTAGGATCTATGGGAGGCTATAGGGGAGCTATCGGTGGGGCtatgggggctgtgggggggctgtgggggggcTATAGTGGTTATGGGGGGGCTATAGGGTGCTAtgggggggctatagggggctATAGGGTGCTATGGGGGGGGCTATAGGGTGCTATAGGGTGCTATAGGGTGCTATACAGCccattgtgtgtgtgtgtgtcccccccccccacaggCACCGACCCGCATCGACCCCCCCTCGGGGCTGCGCTGCCGCtgcccccccgcgccccccccggAGCCTCGCTCTGATTGgacaccgccccccccccccggccccccccagCAAGGGGGGGCCCCAGGGCCCGATCCAGCGCCTGCGGCTGCTCAACACCCTCACGGGGCAACAGGCCACAGTGCAGGTGGGGGGGCCCCTGGCACCTATGGGGGGCCATTGTCACCTATGGGGGGGCATTGTCACCTGGGGGGTGATCCCCTTGTCCCTTTTGGGGCCCCCCGTCCCCTTTAGGGGCTCCCCTCCTCCCTATTGTCCCCCCCTCGCCCCTTTAAGGGGTTCCCCTGTCCCCACGGGGGGGTCCCCTGTCCTCTTTTTGGGTCCTTGTGTCcccttttgggggggggtcTCCTGCCCCATGGGAGAGCCCATTGTCCccatgggggggtcccccccaTTGCTGACCCCCCCTTTGCTCCTTTTGAAGGATCCCTGTCTCATTTAGGGGTCCCCCCACCCTGGTGTCCCCCTCCTCGTCTCCCCCCTGTCCCCATGGGGGGGCCCATTGTCCCcatggggggggtccctgtCTCCTTTAGTGGTTCCTCTGTTCCcttttgggggggtccctgtcCCCTTATGGGGGGGCCCATTGACcccatgggggggtccctgtcTCCTTTAGGGGTTCCTCTGTCCCCTTTTGGGGGGGTCTCTGTCCCCATGGGGGGGCCCATTGTCcccatgggggggtccctgtcTCCTTTAGTGGTTCCTCTGTCCCcttttgggggggtccctgtccccatggggGGGTCCTTGTCCCATTTAGGGGGTCCCCCCTCCCTGTTTTTCCCTTGCCGTGTCCCCCCCTGTCCctatgggggggtccctgtCTCCTTTAGGGGTTCCTCTGTCCCCTTTTGGGGGGatccctgtccccatggggGGGGTCCTTGTCGCATTTAGGGGGTCCCCTCCTCCCTATTGTCCCCACCTTGTCCCTTTGGGGTCCCCTCTCCCCATGGGGGGCCCATTGTCcccatgggggggtccctgtcTCCTTTAGGGGTTCCTCTGTTcccttttgggggggggtccctgtccccatggggGGGGGTCCTTGTCCCATTTAGGGGGTCCCCTCCTCCCTATTGTCCCCACCTTGTCCCTTTGGGGTCCCCTGTCCCCATGGGGGGGCCCATTgtccctgggggggggggtccccccgTTGCTgacccctctccccccccccccccgcagtcGGACAGTGTTCGCGGGCCCCTGCAGGGGGCGCTGTTGTGGAACGCGCACGCCGGCGGCTACGCGTGGCGGAGCGGGGGCGCCCCCTTGCGGCCGGAGGAcccgctgccgcccgccccccccgccgAGCCCGGGTCCCCCCCCCGGGTCCCCCCCCACGGCGCTGCTCTACTTCGCCGATGACTTCGTGGAGATCTGAACGGTGCGGGCCCAAATGACCCCCCCATAGCCCAAAGTgacccccccatagccccaAATGACCCCCCATAACCCAAATgacccccccataaccccaAATGACCCCCCCATAACCCAAATGACCCCCCATAGCCCCAAATGACCCCCCCATAAACCAAATGACCCCCCATAACCCCAAACTACCTCCCCAATGCCCCAAAGTGACCCCCCCATAGCCCAAAtgaccccccccagccccaaatGACCCCCTCCCATAGCCCAAAGTGACACCCCCAATGCCCCAAAGTGACCACTCCATAGCCCAAAGTgacccccccatagccccaAATGACCCCCCATAACCCAAATgacccccccatagccccaAATGACCCCCATAACCCAAAGTgacccccccatagccccaAAGTGACCACCCCATAGCCCCAAATGATCCCCCATAGCCCCAAATGATCCCCCATAACCCAAAATgacccccccatagccccaaatgacccccccataaccccaAGTGACCCCCCATAACCCCAAATGACCCCCCCATAGCCCTAAATGACTGCCCTGCACCCCAAAGTGACCCCCCATAACCCCAAATGACCCCCCATAACCCACAGTgacccccccatagccccaaagtgaccccccccagcaccccaaacctGATCCAACTgacccccaacccccccaaattaacccccatcacccccaaatccccccagcaccccccaaaCTGCCCCCCCATCAGCTCCATCCCCCCCAAActgacccccccagcacccccaaacccctcccagcaccccaaatTGACCCCTAGCACCCCAAtccccccccatcacccccaaaCTGACCCCCCATCTCCCTCTTAGCACCCTCAGGACCGGCTCTTGGAGACaccggggtgggggggtcccctcgggggggggtccccccccaGTTTTGGGGGGAGCGAGCGGAAATAAACCCCCGTTATGGGACGTACCCCCCCGTTCTATTCACTCAACACTCGCTGGGACCCGGGTTCGAGTCCGGGGGGGGACAAATtcccgacccccccccccccaaaatggTTCCAAAGAGTTTGGGgcccccccccaaaccacccccccccccacaataaccggggggggggggtcacgGGAAGGGCTCCGGGGGGGGCCGGTGCAGCGCCGCGTCCAGGCCGGTGCCGAGGCCGCAGGCTCCCACCAGCGCCAGGAAGGCCCAAAGGAAGAGTCTGTCCATGGCCAAGGCCGCCACGCGCCAGCGCTCCTGCAGCTGCGCGGCCCCGCCCCCTCAGCACCTGCCCCCCCGCCTGTGGGGCGGATGTGGGGCGGCTGTGGGGCAGCTATGGGGTGGCCGTGGGGCGGAtatgggggtgctatggggcttgcgcgagagcaggggctgctatggggcagctgtggggctgctaTGGGGCTTCTATGGGGCTGCtatggggcagctgtggggcttGCGCGAGAGCAGGGGCTGCTATGGGGCTCCTATGGGGCTGATATGGGGCTTGCATAGGGGGTGCGCGAGAGGAGGG includes:
- the NAA38 gene encoding N-alpha-acetyltransferase 38, NatC auxiliary subunit — translated: MTTPRTPEPPGAAAAAAAGEAGACGGAGAGAAGPEPRSRRLLEALLNRSLRIRMSDGRTLIGAFLCTDRDANVILGSAQEFLKAADAFPGSEPRVLGLAMVPGHHIVSIEVERDSAGPPPP
- the LOC115603014 gene encoding atherin-like: MRHRPASTPPRGCAAAAPPRPPRSLALIGHRPPPPAPPSKGGPQGPIQRLRLLNTLTGQQATVQSDSVRGPLQGALLWNAHAGGYAWRSGGAPLRPEDPLPPAPPAEPGSPPRVPPHGAALLRR